The following coding sequences are from one Schizosaccharomyces osmophilus chromosome 1, complete sequence window:
- a CDS encoding ubiquitin-protein ligase E3, with amino-acid sequence MSNYSIILCTLASISYVILLEVIAFDFGILDNILSPSRFAANTDVALQLPARNVTLWARQASFGKGLTNSSLTTKIRLFLPSNFQDDLTGCSGRSGHEQLSMSLPVDEEKKGFRRIQEDSIDFVESQNHNDGDDDDALNFLVVQRGKCTFFEKALHAQDSGFQGIVVGDNRKQINSHLQYMVGPGKEDSRVSIPSLFVSSTSFSILYSDILYSENRFLKIYAKPEELSDMFWPFLLCFSPSIIMLATVQALAIRRIIRTYKNRSKTKEFIQNLPSRTISREGFYEEDVENDIPDNEAVPLMDETARRAAYGVECVICLEAFNRGDKVIALPCKHEFHRDCISKWVVDYRHTCPTCNAVVPFAGSSAE; translated from the coding sequence ATGTCTAACTATTCTATTATATTATGTACATTAGCTTCCATAAGTTATGTTATTTTGCTTGAAGTCattgcttttgattttggaattctAGACAACATCTTGTCTCCCAGCCGATTTGCTGCTAACACGGATGTTGCTCTGCAACTTCCTGCACGAAATGTCACCTTGTGGGCAAGGCAGGCTAGTTTTGGTAAAGGATTAACGAATAGCTCTTTGACAACGAAGATTCGGCTTTTCCTGCCCTCGAATTTCCAAGATGATCTGACGGGTTGTTCTGGGAGGTCGGGACATGAACAATTGAGCATGTCTTTGCCCgtagatgaagaaaagaaagggtTTCGAAGGATTCAGGAAGACTCAATTGACTTTGTGGAATCACAAAATCACAATGACGGGGATGACGACGATGCACTCAACTTTCTTGTAGTGCAGCGAGGGAAATGtaccttttttgaaaaagcacTGCATGCTCAAGATTCAGGATTTCAGGGAATTGTCGTCGGCGataatagaaaacaaattaacTCCCATCTGCAATACATGGTGGGTCCAGGAAAGGAAGACTCCCGCGTCTCCATTCCATCCCTATTTGTTTCCTCTACATCCTTTAGCATTCTATATTCTGATATACTGTATTCAGAAAACCGCTTTCTCAAAATCTACGCCAAGCCGGAGGAACTCAGTGATATGTTTTGGccctttcttctttgcttttctccTTCTATTATCATGCTCGCAACTGTTCAAGCACTTGCTATTCGGCGCATCATCCGTACTTACAAAAATCGgtcgaaaacaaaagaattcattCAAAACTTACCCTCAAGGACGATTTCTCGTGAAGGCTTCTACGAAGAAGACGTTGAAAATGATATCCCAGACAACGAAGCTGTTCCTTTAATGGACGAGACTGCTCGACGTGCTGCCTATGGCGTCGAATGCGTCATTTGCCTTGAAGCTTTCAATCGCGGCGATAAAGTCATCGCATTGCCTTGTAAGCATGAATTTCACCGAGATTGCATCTCAAAATGGGTCGTTGACTACAGACATACCTGCCCCACCTGTAATGCTGTCGTACCTTTCGCCGGTTCCTCTGCCGAATGA